The segment ATCtttttttagaaacaaaacaaaaactggACGGTGGAAACTCCAGCAATAAATATAAGGAGGGACCATAGGTTTGACCAAGCGATCATATAATTTAGATATGGACAGAACAAAGACTAATGCAACGGCTACAAATATAGGTGGTTGTTGGTTGCACCTGAGAAGGGGGTTTATGAGGGAAACATCCTCTTCTTTGTCTGAAATCAGATTCAGAAACTTATGTAGCACCTCATGTGGTTGGGTCTTTGGACTTCTTAACATACGAATGAGGAACGACATAAATGAATGCTTATTGAATCGGGTGTGATATAAAGAAACCTTATAAGAAAGTGCTACAGAGTGAGCATACACCTTTGGAACTTCATTTTTGTCATAACACCTACATCTTCACGTGGCTTTGCTTTTGTGATGAGTTATATTACATACATCTTTAAAtgatttctgaaaaaaaaatacaaagcgTAAATGAACGAGATAATATACTCATACTTGTGTATCTATCACATCATCCACacttgatcttttttttttttttaacttatcaAGTTAAAATCATCAGTTTGGTATTTCTGTCAAGAAAGCTTTGGGTTTGTTTTTTTAATCGGCGTCCTCCTCCTCTGGTGTTCCGGGAACATTGCCAGCAGCCTCCGTAAAAGCCGCTAGGAGTCACTGACTAGTGAGTGTTCGTAAGATCTGCTCTTGGCTTTACTCTTGTTCCTCCTGATTTTTGCCGTGAGTTAAAGTAATGTTTTGAGATGAGAATAACATGTTTTCTGTTGTTCTGAACTCTATTATCTCCATCAACACCAATTGTGGTTGTTTTGGATTCAGTTTCTTGTGTAGTTGTGTTCTCTAAGgatttttcaaaaactttttgTGGCCTCTGAAAACATAATGGGGTTTAAGCATATtctgatttcaatttttttgtaactcAAAATTTCATTCCatgaatgatatttatttagcAATAAAATTATCCGTTGATATTCTTGCTAGCATGTATACCACTAGCAAAGCAGCTACAAAAGTTCCTCCAGAAGAACAACATGAGTTAATATCGGGCCTAAAGTCACAGAGAGGCTTATATCGGGCTTATACTTTAGCATTAGGCCCAACTAATTATCGCCTAAAGTCAAGCCGTATGGCCCGTATAGATATTTTGTGTTTGATATTTTGTGTATGGCCCAAatagattcaccaaccaatagaatttattattacaaatttgaaatcttttaaaaaaagaaacaaaatattgtcaaattatattacgttataaaaataaaaaataaagtaaaaataaataaaatagtactaaatacaaaaaatacgtattttttcagaaaaaaattaataccacAAAAAAATACTAATCTCTAAgtgttaaaccctaaattttttagtaaacctttggataaattataaaacttttatttttaaaaaaatatttataacacaatcaacaaaaaactataccctaaatcctaatcataaacacttgggtaaatcctaaacccttgggtaaattcaaaagtctaagatttaatgtttgcTGGAagcattaaaaatattttttgaaaatatttttttttagattaaaaagttttgtttttgtaattaatataatttttattttgaaagtataatataattcaataatattttgttttcttttttaaaagatactgaatcttTATGATAcgatcctattggttggtgaacctgaACTCTCAAAGGATTTGTGTATTTGCTATAAAATGTAACaataatagtttaaatataAGTACATATATCAAACAACTTACATTTTAGAGGgacaaaaaataatacaatatttattttgtgtgaTGACAAAATGAATTAATGAATGAACGaacgaaaaaaataataatacaaaaatatcaCATGACAGCACAAGCATGTACATTATCATCACTAAAAAGATGAAGAGCATTTTCATCAACTTTTTGTGGCGGACGAGGATAGTAAAAACCGTTGATAGTAGAGTCATCATACGAATCATATTTCCCATTGTATGAAATAGTATTCTCTGCATGGTTTATCTTCTGAATCGGTTGTTCCATGTATTGAGTAGGATTCGTATAAGAGTCGCCAAAATATCCATTGTAAGGAAATGGCCAGAACTCTGCTGCTCGTCCCGTTCGTTTCACCATTCTAAGAACATCTTCCCGATCAATGTACCCTGTGACCGTCACTTTTTGTTGATCCACGTCTATCTCCACCGTATCCACTCCTACACGTATAGATTGGTGATTACTAGACCGTTAATCATGGCCGGTCATGGCCAAGTACGATTAAACATTCGTCTTgacattctaatttttaaaaactatcacatataaattaaatgatcTCTTAACTTCAAAAAAGTTGTATTAAAATTcgacttaaaatatttatgatctCTCGAATCTTATAACTGGTTT is part of the Raphanus sativus cultivar WK10039 chromosome 5, ASM80110v3, whole genome shotgun sequence genome and harbors:
- the LOC108861024 gene encoding heavy metal-associated isoprenylated plant protein 45, which codes for MRDWIHGNSRLPLALSVVELLVDMDCQGCEKKVRRAISKLDGVDTVEIDVDQQKVTVTGYIDREDVLRMVKRTGRAAEFWPFPYNGYFGDSYTNPTQYMEQPIQKINHAENTISYNGKYDSYDDSTINGFYYPRPPQKVDENALHLFSDDNVHACAVM